From one Rhodopirellula islandica genomic stretch:
- a CDS encoding 3-keto-disaccharide hydrolase, with amino-acid sequence MRKHVAVAILAGLWTSIALTASAADVEEGFVSLFNGKDLSGWVKRGGSAKYHVEDGAIVGECVPNTPGNTFMCSEQEFGDFVLKLQYKFLEAGNSGVQFRSAARQEGDRERVFGYQSEMRPGGDMTGRIYDEGRRGHKHGIIWLDAYTPQERLDAAQASCREGEWNDLEIQCVGPSIKTWLNGNLVVDLFDSFSMKGFLGLQIHAGKSGSVAWKNIRIQDLGESKWKSFFVKGDDGYQLEDAKFVLPEEWSFTEEGVLHGVHSKNQGKDGLVISNDNYDNFIARVTYRMQGGNSALYFRAEETSAPWVLRGFQNEIANNGKDSALWHTAGIIDGKNIPGRGWIVNNDEFIEKVRNKDGQWNTTCTAAYGDRLVQTLNGFCTSDIIDEECEKTGKLGLQMHGGTDCEMFFKDFEVMPITAKMQKLIERE; translated from the coding sequence ATGAGAAAGCACGTTGCCGTCGCCATCCTGGCTGGACTTTGGACATCGATCGCCCTGACAGCCTCAGCGGCAGACGTTGAGGAGGGTTTTGTTTCCCTGTTCAACGGCAAAGACCTGAGTGGCTGGGTGAAACGCGGCGGTTCCGCGAAATACCACGTCGAAGACGGAGCGATCGTTGGCGAGTGCGTGCCCAACACCCCAGGCAACACGTTCATGTGTTCGGAGCAGGAATTTGGTGACTTTGTTTTGAAGCTGCAGTACAAGTTCCTGGAAGCGGGCAACTCGGGCGTTCAGTTTCGTTCGGCTGCTCGGCAGGAAGGCGATCGTGAACGAGTCTTTGGCTATCAATCCGAGATGCGACCGGGCGGCGACATGACCGGCCGGATCTACGACGAAGGCCGTCGCGGGCACAAACACGGCATCATTTGGTTGGATGCCTACACCCCGCAGGAACGACTTGACGCGGCCCAGGCCAGTTGCCGCGAAGGGGAATGGAATGACTTGGAAATCCAATGCGTCGGCCCGTCCATCAAGACTTGGTTGAACGGCAATTTGGTCGTTGATCTATTCGACAGTTTTTCCATGAAGGGTTTTTTGGGCCTGCAGATTCACGCTGGCAAATCCGGTTCCGTGGCTTGGAAGAACATTCGCATCCAGGATTTGGGCGAAAGCAAGTGGAAATCCTTCTTCGTTAAAGGCGACGACGGCTATCAACTCGAAGACGCCAAGTTTGTGCTCCCGGAAGAATGGTCGTTCACGGAAGAGGGCGTTCTGCACGGTGTGCACTCCAAAAACCAGGGAAAAGACGGTCTGGTCATTTCCAATGACAATTACGACAACTTCATCGCTCGCGTCACGTATCGGATGCAAGGCGGCAACAGTGCGTTGTACTTCCGTGCTGAGGAAACCAGCGCCCCGTGGGTGTTGCGTGGATTCCAAAACGAAATCGCGAACAACGGCAAGGACTCGGCACTCTGGCATACCGCTGGCATCATCGATGGAAAGAACATCCCCGGGCGTGGATGGATCGTCAACAACGATGAATTCATCGAGAAGGTTCGCAACAAGGACGGCCAGTGGAACACCACCTGCACGGCAGCCTACGGAGACCGACTGGTCCAAACGCTCAACGGATTTTGCACGTCGGACATCATCGATGAAGAGTGTGAAA
- a CDS encoding DUF1559 domain-containing protein yields the protein MKQPTRMAFTLVELLVVIAIIGVLVGLLLPAVQSAREAARRMQCQNNLKQIGLALHNYESTFKMLPPAGLTYVDDSGYGGTKDDDGYGFLCFLLPYIEQSALYEQVDPSGYWEMDDGITGRPLESLIREIDGGSPTERIQRRWAAATTPVGTYLCPSSAMPKNAPLKWSIYGSGDFGVGALDVNSMFNANQTTGLATTSYKGCAGNHLGDNGMFVKRAEGEPRLFRDVIDGLSNTIAVGESTYVRASGISKPAVVGESPSSLEDWPVWIGMPRTDESTRFTARTSSPINAFASVGKMYNAIDDDCAFSFHQGGAQFNFADGSVRFITESISMETYQALAGMNDGAIVGEF from the coding sequence ATGAAACAGCCAACACGAATGGCGTTTACCCTGGTTGAGTTGCTGGTGGTGATCGCCATCATCGGCGTTCTGGTCGGATTGCTGCTGCCTGCCGTGCAATCGGCACGCGAAGCCGCCCGACGCATGCAGTGCCAAAACAACCTGAAACAAATCGGGTTGGCTTTGCACAACTACGAATCCACCTTCAAAATGCTGCCCCCAGCCGGCCTCACCTATGTGGATGATTCAGGCTACGGCGGCACGAAGGACGACGACGGCTACGGATTCCTTTGCTTCCTGCTTCCATACATCGAGCAGAGTGCGTTGTACGAGCAAGTCGATCCCTCGGGATACTGGGAAATGGACGACGGAATCACTGGACGTCCACTGGAAAGCCTGATTCGAGAAATCGACGGCGGATCGCCAACAGAACGAATTCAACGTCGTTGGGCAGCAGCCACGACACCGGTCGGCACCTACCTTTGCCCTTCCTCCGCGATGCCAAAGAACGCACCTCTGAAGTGGAGCATCTACGGATCAGGAGACTTTGGCGTCGGTGCACTCGACGTGAATTCCATGTTCAATGCCAATCAGACGACCGGATTGGCGACGACCAGCTACAAAGGATGTGCGGGCAATCACTTGGGAGACAACGGCATGTTTGTCAAACGTGCCGAAGGCGAACCGCGTCTGTTCCGGGACGTGATCGATGGACTGTCGAATACCATCGCAGTGGGCGAGTCGACCTATGTGCGAGCGTCCGGTATCAGCAAGCCAGCCGTGGTTGGCGAAAGCCCCAGTTCGCTGGAGGACTGGCCGGTTTGGATTGGGATGCCGCGAACGGATGAATCAACACGCTTCACCGCTCGCACCTCTTCTCCAATCAATGCATTCGCCTCAGTCGGGAAGATGTACAACGCGATCGACGACGATTGTGCCTTCAGCTTTCACCAGGGCGGTGCCCAGTTCAACTTCGCGGATGGTTCGGTGCGTTTCATCACGGAGAGCATCTCGATGGAAACCTACCAAGCTCTGGCTGGCATGAACGACGGTGCAATCGTCGGAGAGTTCTAA